One region of Mycolicibacterium insubricum genomic DNA includes:
- a CDS encoding HAD-IB family hydrolase/lysophospholipid acyltransferase family protein translates to MTGSKDMRLPGSVAEIQASPAGPHIGAFFDLDGTLVAGFTGVILTQEQFLSRQLGIGDLIGMIEGGISHKLGRLEFEGLIRKASQAMRGRSLIDLDEVGERLFHQRIRNRVYPEMRELVRAHLERGHTVCLSSSALTIQVEPVARYLSIPNTLTNIFEVDDDGVLTGEVAKPILWGPGKANAVQKFAAEHGIDLKDSYFYADGDEDVALMYLVGNPRPTNPEPKMEALAKQRGWPVLKFNSRSGSGISGLVRNIAGISTMGPVAAGAVGWGLLNRNRRRGVNLFTRTFFPLWLSINGVNLNVIGRDNLKKQQPAVYIFNHRNNFDPIITASLIGDNVTGVGKKELADDPLLGPVGKLLDGVFIDREDTASAVASLQQVEEAIAKGLSILMAPEGTRLDTTEVGPFKKGPFRLAMSAGVPVVPVVIRNADAIAARDSSTMNPGTVDIVVFPPVSVADWTHDDLAEHIDGIRRLYLDTLKDWPDGELPDIAPYLGVDAAAPAKKAPAKKAPAKKAPAKKAPAKKAVAKKSPAKKAPVKKVPAKKAAPPSGPTAVEQAPESDTRS, encoded by the coding sequence ATGACCGGCTCCAAGGACATGCGGCTGCCCGGATCGGTCGCCGAGATCCAGGCCAGCCCCGCCGGCCCGCATATCGGGGCGTTCTTCGACCTGGACGGCACCCTGGTCGCCGGCTTCACCGGCGTCATCTTGACCCAGGAGCAGTTCCTGTCCCGCCAGCTGGGCATCGGCGACCTGATCGGCATGATCGAGGGCGGAATCAGTCACAAGCTGGGGCGCCTGGAGTTCGAGGGCCTGATCCGCAAGGCATCCCAGGCCATGCGCGGCCGGTCGCTGATCGACCTGGATGAGGTGGGGGAGCGGCTGTTCCACCAGCGGATCCGCAACCGGGTGTACCCGGAGATGCGGGAGCTGGTCCGTGCCCACCTGGAGCGCGGGCACACGGTCTGTCTGAGTTCGTCGGCGCTGACCATCCAGGTCGAACCCGTGGCGCGTTACCTCAGCATCCCCAACACCTTGACCAACATCTTCGAGGTCGACGACGACGGCGTGCTCACCGGCGAGGTGGCCAAACCGATCCTGTGGGGGCCGGGCAAGGCCAACGCGGTGCAGAAGTTCGCGGCCGAACACGGGATCGACCTCAAGGACAGCTACTTCTACGCCGACGGCGACGAGGACGTCGCGCTGATGTATCTGGTGGGCAATCCGCGTCCCACCAATCCCGAGCCGAAAATGGAGGCGCTGGCCAAACAACGGGGCTGGCCGGTGCTGAAGTTCAACAGCCGCAGTGGCAGCGGCATCTCCGGGCTGGTGCGCAACATCGCCGGCATCTCCACGATGGGACCGGTCGCCGCCGGTGCCGTCGGGTGGGGGCTGCTGAACCGGAATCGCCGCCGGGGCGTCAACCTGTTCACCCGCACCTTCTTCCCGCTGTGGTTGTCGATCAACGGGGTCAACCTCAACGTGATCGGCCGGGACAATCTGAAGAAGCAGCAGCCGGCGGTCTATATCTTCAACCATCGCAACAACTTCGACCCGATCATCACCGCGTCGCTGATCGGGGACAACGTCACCGGCGTCGGCAAGAAGGAACTCGCCGACGACCCGCTGCTGGGCCCGGTCGGCAAACTGCTCGACGGCGTCTTCATCGACCGGGAGGACACCGCCTCAGCGGTGGCGTCCCTGCAGCAGGTCGAAGAGGCCATCGCCAAAGGGCTGTCGATTCTGATGGCGCCCGAGGGCACCCGGCTGGACACCACCGAGGTCGGGCCGTTCAAGAAGGGCCCGTTCCGGCTGGCGATGTCCGCCGGTGTGCCCGTCGTCCCGGTGGTCATCCGCAACGCGGATGCGATCGCCGCTCGTGATTCCTCGACGATGAACCCGGGCACCGTCGACATCGTGGTGTTCCCGCCGGTCTCGGTCGCCGACTGGACCCATGATGATCTCGCCGAGCACATCGACGGTATCCGCCGGCTCTATCTGGACACCCTGAAGGACTGGCCGGACGGCGAATTGCCCGATATCGCACCGTATCTCGGCGTCGACGCAGCGGCGCCGGCCAAGAAGGCGCCGGCCAAGAAGGCGCCGGCCAAGAAGGCGCCGGCCAAGAAGGCCCCCGCCAAGAAGGCCGTTGCGAAGAAGTCGCCGGCCAAGAAGGCACCGGTGAAAAAGGTGCCGGCCAAAAAGGCCGCCCCGCCATCCGGACCGACCGCCGTCGAGCAGGCCCCCGAGTCGGACACCCGGTCATGA
- a CDS encoding wax ester/triacylglycerol synthase family O-acyltransferase, with protein sequence MTESAAAGLPDELGAVDQLLHRGEANPRTRSGIMAVELLETTPDWSRYRSTYERASQEIKRLRQKVVMPTLPTAAPRWVVDPDFNLDFHVRRVRAPGAGTLRDVLDLAEVALQSSMDISRPLWTATLVEGLADGGAAQILHLSHAITDGVGGVEMFASIYDLEAEPSPRPSPPLLIPQDLSSNDLMREGLRHLPSAIAGGALGLIGGAAGGIGRVLGNPIGAVTGTVGYLASGARVMRPAAEHSPLLARRSLSSRTESIDIRFSDLHRAAKAVGGSINDAYLAGVCAALRRYHEAMGMPVATLPMAVPVNLRSDSDPAGGNRFAGVNLAAPIGTADPQRRMARIRSQMIKRREEAAIGVMGAVAPVLSLLPDPVLEAMTGSVVVSDVQASNVPGFPGDTYIAGSKVLRQYGVGPLPGVAMMVVLVTRGGWATITARYDRASISDPELFARCLREGFDEVLALAGDAAGTARPASFDDGDDGKVERS encoded by the coding sequence GTGACCGAATCGGCGGCAGCCGGATTGCCCGACGAATTGGGTGCCGTGGATCAGCTGTTGCATCGCGGGGAGGCCAACCCGCGCACCCGCTCGGGCATCATGGCGGTGGAACTCCTGGAAACGACGCCGGACTGGTCGCGCTACCGCAGCACCTATGAGCGGGCGTCGCAGGAAATCAAACGGTTGCGCCAGAAGGTGGTGATGCCGACTCTGCCGACGGCGGCGCCGCGCTGGGTGGTCGACCCGGACTTCAACCTCGATTTCCATGTGCGACGTGTACGCGCCCCGGGCGCCGGCACGCTGCGCGATGTGCTGGACCTGGCGGAGGTGGCGCTGCAGTCGTCGATGGACATCTCCCGGCCGCTGTGGACCGCGACCCTGGTCGAGGGGCTGGCCGACGGCGGGGCGGCGCAGATTCTGCATCTGAGTCACGCGATCACCGACGGTGTCGGTGGTGTGGAGATGTTTGCCAGCATCTACGACCTGGAAGCCGAACCTTCGCCCAGACCGTCACCCCCGCTGCTGATCCCGCAGGATCTGAGTAGCAACGACCTCATGCGCGAGGGTTTGCGACACCTGCCGTCGGCCATCGCCGGCGGGGCCCTGGGCCTGATCGGCGGCGCGGCCGGCGGGATCGGCCGGGTGCTCGGCAATCCGATCGGTGCGGTGACCGGGACGGTCGGCTACCTCGCGTCCGGCGCCCGGGTGATGCGACCGGCCGCCGAGCATTCCCCGTTGCTGGCCCGGCGCAGTCTGTCCAGCCGCACGGAATCGATCGACATCCGGTTCTCCGACCTGCACCGGGCGGCCAAGGCCGTCGGCGGGTCGATCAACGACGCCTATCTGGCCGGTGTGTGCGCGGCGTTGCGCCGCTATCACGAGGCGATGGGGATGCCGGTGGCCACGCTGCCGATGGCGGTGCCGGTCAATCTGCGTTCCGATTCCGATCCCGCCGGCGGCAACCGGTTCGCCGGGGTGAACCTGGCCGCGCCGATCGGCACCGCCGACCCGCAGCGGCGGATGGCCCGCATCCGCAGCCAGATGATCAAACGCCGCGAGGAGGCCGCCATCGGGGTGATGGGCGCCGTCGCCCCGGTGCTGTCATTGCTTCCCGACCCGGTGCTCGAGGCCATGACCGGATCGGTCGTCGTCTCCGATGTCCAGGCATCCAACGTGCCGGGCTTCCCCGGCGACACCTACATCGCCGGATCAAAGGTGTTGCGGCAGTACGGAGTCGGGCCGTTGCCCGGAGTCGCGATGATGGTGGTGCTGGTGACGCGCGGCGGGTGGGCCACGATCACCGCACGGTATGACCGTGCCTCCATCAGCGACCCCGAGTTGTTCGCCCGCTGCCTGCGGGAGGGATTCGACGAGGTACTGGCATTGGCCGGAGACGCCGCGGGCACCGCCCGACCGGCATCGTTCGACGACGGAGACGACGGAAAGGTGGAACGGTCATGA
- a CDS encoding alpha/beta hydrolase: MSPANTMRSTSVLLRGAPTLAGWVAGWAATELAPEAVAGHALSAVGHAGLHGLTHHWGGQRAGRVLTEALGAEFGEGFETQVRHPFEDHRPRHSAAGVWHASQRRRRYAATTKEISYGPHRRDHRLDIWRSPELPANGRAPVLLQIPGGAWAISEKRGQAYPLMSRMVEHGWICVAINYSRSPFSAWPAHITDVKRAIAWVRENIADYGGDPDFIALTGGSAGGHLASLAALTADDLSLQPGFEDVDTRVAAAVPYYGAYDLTDPSNMCTLMMPFLEQFVMHARIADRPELFHQASPIHRVHRDAPPFFVLHGSHDAVIPRGQATAFVDALRSAGASTVVHADLPNAHHAFDVLGTLRSQLTASAVASFLGITYARHLASGEVRQAV, translated from the coding sequence GTGAGCCCTGCCAACACCATGCGGTCCACCTCAGTGCTGCTGCGCGGCGCGCCGACCCTTGCCGGCTGGGTCGCCGGCTGGGCAGCCACCGAACTCGCTCCCGAGGCGGTGGCCGGACATGCGCTCTCGGCCGTCGGACACGCCGGACTGCACGGGCTGACCCACCATTGGGGCGGTCAGCGTGCCGGTCGGGTGCTGACCGAGGCCCTCGGTGCGGAGTTCGGCGAGGGGTTCGAAACCCAGGTTCGTCACCCGTTCGAGGACCACCGCCCACGCCACAGTGCCGCCGGTGTCTGGCACGCCTCCCAGCGTCGTCGCCGCTACGCGGCCACCACCAAGGAGATCTCCTACGGTCCGCATCGCCGTGACCATCGCCTCGACATCTGGCGTTCGCCGGAGCTGCCCGCCAACGGCCGCGCGCCGGTGCTGCTGCAGATTCCCGGCGGCGCCTGGGCGATCAGCGAGAAGCGCGGCCAGGCCTACCCGCTGATGAGCCGGATGGTCGAGCACGGCTGGATCTGCGTGGCGATCAACTACAGCCGCAGCCCGTTCTCCGCCTGGCCCGCGCACATCACCGACGTCAAACGCGCCATCGCCTGGGTGCGGGAGAACATCGCTGACTACGGCGGGGATCCCGACTTCATCGCCCTCACCGGCGGCTCGGCCGGTGGGCACCTGGCGTCGCTGGCCGCGCTTACCGCCGACGACCTGAGCCTGCAGCCGGGATTCGAGGACGTCGACACCCGGGTGGCCGCCGCCGTTCCGTACTACGGCGCCTACGACCTGACCGACCCGAGCAACATGTGCACGTTGATGATGCCGTTCCTCGAGCAGTTCGTCATGCACGCCCGGATCGCCGACCGCCCGGAACTGTTCCACCAGGCCTCGCCGATCCACCGTGTGCATCGCGACGCACCGCCGTTCTTCGTGCTGCACGGCAGCCACGACGCGGTGATCCCGCGCGGGCAGGCCACGGCGTTCGTCGATGCGCTGCGCTCGGCGGGAGCGTCCACCGTCGTGCACGCCGACCTGCCCAATGCGCACCACGCCTTCGACGTGCTGGGCACCCTGCGGTCCCAGCTCACCGCCTCGGCGGTGGCGTCGTTCCTGGGTATCACCTACGCGCGTCATCTCGCCTCGGGCGAGGTACGTCAGGCGGTGTAG
- a CDS encoding CitMHS family transporter has translation MLTVLGLTMVATFMVVIMTRRATPIVALIAVPVTFGLIAGSGTRIGAMIIDGIEDLAPTAAMLFFAIIYFGVMIDVGLFDPIVKVVVRLVHNDPARLVLGTAALSGVVSLDGDGSTTYIITTSALLPLYLKLGVSPVVLTVVAGLANGTMNIVPWGGPTARAAAALKLSPSEVFVPMIPALVAGLAVVFSFAWHLGVLERRRIGSIVVRERVLAGVGDSALIAATPPGGDETTGNGGISGQHARPRLMWVNAALTIALLSVLTLDILPIAVLFMIAAAVALAINFPKVAEQQSAITRHSSSIVAVVGMVLAAAVLTGIFKGTGMVDAVATWVAHVIPTSMGSHLAIITGLLSIPFTFLMSNDAFYFGVLPVLSETAGNYGISAAEMARASITGQPFHMQSPLVPAILLLVSLAGVSLADHHKKVLWRAAVVAIVMLVTGTVIGAIPF, from the coding sequence ATGCTCACAGTTCTGGGATTGACCATGGTGGCCACGTTCATGGTGGTCATCATGACCCGGCGCGCCACGCCGATTGTCGCCCTTATCGCCGTGCCGGTTACCTTCGGCCTGATCGCCGGCTCCGGCACGCGCATCGGCGCGATGATCATCGACGGCATCGAAGATCTCGCACCGACCGCCGCAATGCTGTTCTTCGCCATCATCTACTTCGGGGTGATGATCGACGTCGGCCTGTTCGACCCGATCGTGAAGGTCGTGGTCCGACTGGTGCACAACGACCCGGCGCGCCTGGTGCTGGGCACCGCTGCGCTGTCGGGCGTCGTCTCCCTCGACGGCGACGGCTCCACCACCTACATCATCACCACTTCGGCGCTGTTACCGCTGTATCTGAAGCTGGGCGTGAGCCCCGTCGTGCTCACCGTCGTGGCCGGCCTGGCCAACGGGACGATGAACATCGTGCCGTGGGGCGGACCCACCGCGCGGGCCGCGGCCGCGCTCAAGCTCTCCCCCTCGGAGGTCTTCGTGCCGATGATCCCCGCACTCGTCGCCGGCCTGGCCGTGGTCTTCTCGTTCGCCTGGCATCTCGGCGTGCTGGAACGCCGGCGCATCGGCTCGATCGTGGTCCGCGAGCGGGTACTCGCCGGCGTCGGCGACAGCGCGCTGATCGCCGCCACCCCGCCCGGTGGGGACGAAACCACCGGCAACGGCGGCATCTCCGGTCAGCACGCCCGACCCCGGCTGATGTGGGTGAACGCCGCGCTCACCATCGCACTGCTGAGCGTGCTGACCCTCGACATCCTGCCGATCGCCGTGCTGTTCATGATCGCCGCCGCCGTCGCACTGGCCATCAACTTCCCGAAGGTCGCCGAGCAGCAGTCCGCCATCACCCGGCACTCCTCCTCGATCGTCGCCGTGGTCGGCATGGTGCTCGCCGCCGCCGTACTCACCGGGATCTTCAAGGGCACCGGCATGGTCGACGCGGTCGCCACCTGGGTGGCTCACGTCATCCCGACGAGTATGGGCTCGCATCTGGCGATCATCACCGGGCTGCTGTCGATCCCGTTCACCTTCCTGATGTCCAACGACGCCTTCTACTTCGGCGTGCTGCCGGTTCTGTCGGAGACCGCCGGGAACTACGGCATCAGCGCGGCGGAGATGGCCCGCGCATCCATCACCGGGCAGCCGTTCCACATGCAGAGTCCTCTGGTGCCGGCGATTCTGCTGCTGGTGTCGCTGGCCGGAGTGAGCCTGGCCGACCACCACAAGAAGGTGTTGTGGCGCGCCGCCGTGGTGGCGATCGTCATGCTGGTCACCGGCACGGTGATCGGCGCCATTCCATTCTGA
- a CDS encoding ATP-binding protein — protein MPRFRLRTQILLLQTAVIIASLTAGFAFVFDRMDTATRDQYAQRAQGIAEAVASDSDVRAAAAAQTARRRSGSPAEPAELANSELQRQTATITARTGALFVVVADDDGYRIAHPDRTLLGQRVSTDPSAPLHGRLEVAEDTGTLGGSVRAKVPVFGPDGAVVGLVSVGISTDAVDRASRHNLAILLGLVVAGLLVGVGGSALLARHWRRVTLGLEPEEMAELIREQHAVLHSGAEAVIAFDAALVARVINPQARELLGVTAPTGTPLRDLGLTARVAGVVIAPTDVPVAAAVNERIVLLSCRRVHRDGTDLGTVLTAVDRTDVEQLTRELDSVQAMSSALRAQRHETANRMHALAGLLRDDRPGEALAYLDEIAGRTGIAAIAGLERVGEPHLTAFLAAKAAQARERGVSLRIGEDTALVGALSHPVDTTTLVGNLIDNAIDAACDGPAPAEVEIDVLRDGATLVVVVTDTGPGFAVEDPFSEGVTTRRDPTVPGGRGMGLAIARQVARCHGGDVTVGSPGGPDCPEPTAVIATLPDGIRPDET, from the coding sequence ATGCCCCGCTTCCGGCTGCGCACCCAGATTCTGCTGTTGCAGACGGCGGTGATCATCGCCAGTCTCACCGCCGGCTTCGCGTTCGTCTTCGACCGGATGGACACCGCCACCCGCGACCAGTACGCCCAGCGCGCACAGGGGATCGCCGAAGCCGTCGCCTCTGATTCCGACGTCCGCGCCGCCGCCGCGGCCCAGACCGCGCGACGCCGATCCGGAAGCCCGGCCGAGCCGGCCGAACTGGCGAACTCGGAACTGCAGCGGCAGACCGCAACCATCACCGCCCGCACCGGCGCGCTGTTCGTCGTCGTCGCCGACGACGACGGCTACCGGATCGCCCACCCCGACCGCACGCTGCTGGGTCAACGGGTCAGCACCGATCCGTCGGCGCCGCTGCACGGTCGGCTGGAGGTGGCCGAGGACACCGGAACGCTGGGCGGTTCGGTGCGGGCCAAGGTGCCGGTGTTCGGACCCGACGGAGCCGTTGTGGGGTTGGTCAGCGTCGGTATCTCGACCGACGCGGTGGATCGAGCCAGCCGGCACAACCTGGCGATTCTGCTGGGACTGGTGGTGGCCGGCCTGCTGGTGGGCGTCGGCGGGTCGGCGTTGCTGGCACGACACTGGCGCCGGGTCACGCTGGGACTGGAGCCCGAGGAGATGGCCGAGTTGATCCGCGAACAGCACGCGGTCCTGCACTCCGGCGCCGAGGCGGTCATCGCCTTCGACGCCGCCCTGGTGGCGCGGGTGATCAATCCGCAGGCGCGAGAACTACTGGGCGTCACCGCGCCGACCGGGACACCGCTGCGCGACCTGGGACTGACCGCCCGGGTGGCCGGCGTGGTGATCGCACCCACGGATGTGCCCGTCGCCGCGGCGGTGAACGAACGCATCGTGCTGCTCAGCTGCCGCCGGGTGCACCGGGACGGCACCGACCTCGGCACGGTCCTGACGGCGGTCGATCGGACCGACGTCGAGCAATTGACCCGGGAACTCGATTCGGTGCAGGCGATGAGTTCGGCACTGCGCGCCCAGCGGCACGAAACCGCCAACCGCATGCATGCGCTGGCCGGCCTGTTGCGCGATGATCGGCCCGGGGAGGCGCTGGCCTACCTGGACGAGATCGCCGGCCGCACGGGGATCGCGGCCATCGCCGGCCTTGAGCGCGTCGGCGAACCGCATCTGACGGCGTTCCTCGCCGCCAAGGCCGCACAGGCCCGCGAGCGCGGGGTGAGCCTGCGAATCGGCGAGGACACCGCGCTGGTCGGTGCGCTGTCCCATCCGGTGGACACCACCACGCTGGTGGGCAACCTCATCGACAATGCGATCGATGCCGCGTGCGACGGACCCGCGCCTGCCGAAGTGGAGATCGACGTGCTGCGCGACGGTGCGACACTGGTCGTCGTGGTCACCGACACCGGACCGGGATTTGCCGTCGAGGATCCGTTCTCCGAGGGCGTCACCACCCGCCGTGACCCCACGGTGCCGGGTGGTCGCGGCATGGGCCTGGCCATCGCCCGGCAGGTCGCCCGCTGCCACGGCGGCGATGTCACCGTCGGCTCACCGGGCGGTCCGGACTGTCCCGAGCCAACAGCGGTGATCGCCACCCTGCCCGACGGGATCCGCCCCGATGAGACCTGA
- a CDS encoding response regulator, whose amino-acid sequence MRPDLRVLVVDDDFRVAGLHAKVVDTMAGLTTVGSTRTLAEARKLVAAGPVDLALVDVYLPDGSGLDLVRELRCDAFILGAADDAASVRSGLAAGALHYLIKPFTTTELAHRLAAYCAYRRILAAPTLRQDDVDAALGALRSGRTSTTRPETVSVTENRIVAVLSTADRPLPADDIAAEVGVSVPTARRYLADLVRAGTVSMHLQYGSTGRPRQLYAAGTVTG is encoded by the coding sequence ATGAGACCTGACCTGCGGGTGCTCGTCGTCGACGACGATTTCCGTGTCGCCGGCCTGCACGCGAAGGTCGTCGACACGATGGCCGGCCTGACCACCGTGGGTTCGACGCGCACCCTCGCCGAGGCGCGCAAGCTGGTGGCTGCCGGGCCGGTGGATCTGGCCCTGGTCGACGTCTATCTCCCGGACGGGTCGGGCCTCGATCTGGTTCGGGAATTGCGTTGCGACGCTTTCATTCTCGGCGCTGCCGATGATGCCGCGAGTGTCCGTTCCGGGCTCGCCGCCGGGGCGCTGCACTACCTGATCAAACCGTTCACCACCACGGAGCTGGCGCACCGGCTGGCGGCCTACTGCGCGTATCGGCGGATCCTGGCCGCGCCGACGTTACGCCAGGACGACGTCGACGCCGCCCTGGGCGCACTGCGCTCCGGCCGCACCTCGACCACTCGCCCCGAGACCGTCTCGGTCACTGAGAACAGGATCGTCGCCGTGCTGAGCACCGCCGACCGACCGCTGCCGGCCGACGACATCGCCGCGGAGGTCGGCGTGTCGGTACCGACGGCGCGACGCTATCTGGCGGACCTGGTGCGCGCCGGGACCGTCAGCATGCACCTGCAGTACGGCTCGACCGGGCGCCCCCGTCAGCTGTACGCAGCGGGCACGGTGACCGGGTGA
- a CDS encoding BRO-N domain-containing protein: protein MRVVLVEGEPWFVAKDVTDLLGYANGPKAVRDHVSAGQSRASRIPMPASATGFQNMTLINEPGLYRLIMRSNVPGAERFQDWVTGEVLPTIRTATRRTAWPYPRRTPGWPYRPGP from the coding sequence GTGCGGGTGGTGTTGGTTGAGGGTGAGCCTTGGTTTGTTGCTAAGGACGTGACCGACCTACTTGGATATGCCAACGGACCTAAGGCTGTCAGAGACCACGTTTCCGCAGGTCAGTCCCGGGCATCGCGTATCCCGATGCCCGCTTCGGCTACCGGGTTCCAGAACATGACGCTTATCAATGAGCCCGGTTTGTACCGGCTCATCATGCGGTCCAACGTCCCCGGTGCTGAGAGGTTCCAAGATTGGGTTACGGGTGAGGTACTGCCCACCATCCGCACCGCGACACGCCGCACGGCCTGGCCGTACCCGCGCCGTACTCCCGGATGGCCTTACCGTCCCGGCCCATGA
- a CDS encoding phage major capsid protein gives MTIQTTSGNSTLLQAQVQKLLIEPLEQVSTFLGAGPLIIDSNQQVRIPRIVSGTTAGFVGEGQLISDGSVTFDEVTALPSTLQSIKVWLPVSNELLRGSAVAGLDSVLKTRLVTDVANALDTAMWDGTGASNTIKGIFRQSGIATGVLDVTDVDSLIDAVATAQANFVQPTHWVMTPATFAAFRKIKVGSTDARYVIDPQTVQNGTAFQLLGLPVIVTNHIPNASGKARVGLVDFSRVAVVRDNDSEVYVAEDTLANYDTKAIRVTARFDVALLQPKAVTLLTAA, from the coding sequence TTGACGATTCAAACTACTTCGGGTAATTCAACCCTGCTACAGGCTCAGGTACAGAAGCTGCTTATTGAGCCGCTGGAACAGGTATCTACCTTTTTGGGTGCTGGCCCGCTGATTATCGACAGTAACCAACAGGTTCGTATCCCGCGCATTGTGTCGGGTACTACCGCCGGGTTTGTCGGCGAGGGCCAACTTATTTCCGATGGCTCGGTGACCTTTGACGAGGTAACGGCACTCCCGTCCACTTTGCAGTCCATTAAGGTGTGGCTGCCGGTCAGTAATGAACTGTTGCGTGGTAGTGCTGTGGCTGGTCTCGATAGCGTGCTTAAGACCCGCCTCGTGACCGATGTCGCTAACGCGCTCGACACTGCTATGTGGGACGGCACCGGAGCATCGAACACCATTAAGGGTATTTTCCGGCAGTCCGGTATTGCTACGGGTGTTCTGGACGTGACCGATGTCGATTCTTTGATTGATGCGGTGGCGACGGCTCAGGCTAACTTTGTGCAGCCGACTCACTGGGTGATGACCCCGGCGACGTTCGCCGCTTTCCGTAAAATCAAGGTTGGTTCCACCGATGCGCGTTACGTGATCGACCCGCAGACGGTGCAGAACGGTACCGCGTTCCAGCTTTTGGGACTGCCGGTGATCGTTACCAACCACATTCCGAATGCGTCGGGTAAGGCCCGTGTCGGTTTGGTGGACTTTAGCCGGGTGGCCGTGGTCCGCGACAACGACAGCGAGGTTTACGTGGCCGAGGATACCCTGGCGAACTATGACACCAAGGCTATCCGTGTGACGGCTCGGTTTGATGTGGCTTTGTTGCAGCCTAAGGCTGTGACGCTGCTGACCGCGGCTTAA
- a CDS encoding phage portal protein — MTSPLLVDLLQKLDGPQHYYRELEEYATNRQQLAYLSPEARIALPSLNRIGTNLCDLAVSSLAERLKVTGFRGLDVWDDWLANNLDQLAVNLHREALTYGDAYAIVWARPDGSPLVSIESPKQVAAIYDPATREITAAVKRWTTKTETHAMVYLADRLEHWRALTAGAASSAFELIETIPHVLGVVPVVGFRNQKWILGDGHSELDDIIPLVDGLNATLSGLAVAQEYTARPRRWATGIELVEKPLLDANNEPVIGDDGEPVMEAVNPIPEGNRAMISEAEKAAFGQLPGADLSGYEAAVRIWLGQIMAVSALPAHMCGITTENPSSSEAIRASESALTARAEQRQAVFGRSWEQVARLMVAVRNRTQVDVVPVIVQWRDPSSTSIAAESDAVTKLVQSGILSKSGALRRLGYTEPEIEKELYYAERDAMATANPEFSMAVSKHAELMLNHNDKTGDYAA, encoded by the coding sequence ATGACTTCTCCACTATTGGTGGATTTGTTGCAGAAGCTCGACGGGCCGCAACACTATTATCGGGAATTGGAAGAATACGCCACTAACCGCCAACAGCTAGCTTATTTGAGCCCGGAGGCGCGTATTGCGTTGCCGTCGCTGAACCGTATAGGCACTAACTTGTGTGATCTTGCGGTGTCTAGTTTGGCTGAGCGGCTTAAGGTGACTGGTTTTCGTGGTTTAGATGTTTGGGACGATTGGCTGGCCAATAATCTCGATCAGCTTGCGGTTAATCTGCATCGTGAGGCTTTGACGTACGGGGATGCTTACGCGATTGTGTGGGCGCGGCCGGACGGGTCGCCGCTTGTCTCGATTGAGTCCCCTAAGCAGGTGGCCGCTATTTATGATCCGGCGACACGGGAGATTACCGCGGCAGTTAAGCGGTGGACCACTAAGACCGAGACTCATGCAATGGTGTATTTGGCGGATCGTTTAGAACATTGGCGGGCACTTACTGCGGGCGCGGCTAGTAGCGCGTTTGAACTTATCGAAACTATCCCGCATGTTTTGGGTGTTGTGCCGGTAGTCGGTTTTCGTAATCAAAAGTGGATTCTTGGTGATGGGCATTCTGAGCTGGATGACATTATCCCGCTGGTGGACGGCCTTAACGCCACGCTAAGCGGTTTGGCTGTTGCGCAGGAGTACACGGCCCGGCCGCGACGGTGGGCGACGGGTATTGAGCTGGTCGAAAAGCCGCTGCTCGACGCCAATAATGAGCCTGTCATCGGTGACGACGGGGAACCCGTTATGGAAGCGGTCAACCCTATTCCCGAGGGCAATCGGGCCATGATCAGCGAGGCGGAAAAGGCGGCGTTTGGCCAGCTTCCCGGTGCCGATCTGTCCGGGTATGAGGCCGCGGTAAGGATTTGGCTCGGTCAAATCATGGCCGTATCAGCATTGCCTGCGCATATGTGCGGAATTACGACCGAGAATCCCAGTTCATCCGAGGCTATTAGGGCCAGTGAATCGGCACTTACTGCGCGGGCGGAACAACGGCAGGCCGTGTTTGGCCGGTCCTGGGAACAGGTGGCGCGGCTCATGGTCGCGGTGCGGAACCGCACGCAAGTAGACGTTGTGCCGGTGATTGTGCAATGGCGCGACCCGAGTTCAACCAGCATCGCGGCGGAATCTGATGCTGTTACCAAACTTGTCCAGTCCGGGATTCTGAGTAAGTCTGGCGCGCTGCGCAGGTTGGGGTACACCGAACCGGAAATTGAGAAGGAACTCTATTACGCCGAGCGTGACGCTATGGCGACGGCTAATCCTGAGTTTTCTATGGCGGTCAGTAAGCACGCCGAGCTAATGCTTAACCACAATGATAAGACGGGGGATTATGCGGCATGA